In Musa acuminata AAA Group cultivar baxijiao chromosome BXJ3-9, Cavendish_Baxijiao_AAA, whole genome shotgun sequence, a single genomic region encodes these proteins:
- the LOC135648841 gene encoding protein LEAD-SENSITIVE 1-like isoform X1: MGLLSNRVERTEIKAGDHIYSWRAAYTYSHHVQVCAGIYVGGSKVVHFTRKKDTSDGINSSSSSSLSSGVPSVCPTFPDCGFHQSNSGVILSCLDCFLGNGSLYCFEYGVPPSVFLAKVRGGTCTTAESDPPETVINRAMYLLQNGFGNYDVFENNCEDFALYCKTGLLSLEELGIGRSGQASSFFGVPLAALFSTPFKLLAAGPVGMATVTAGMYCAGRYITDIGVRKDVVKVAVEDLTANLGWRRCPKERAPGKDCDALASVASIEEEKRQHL; encoded by the exons atgGGTCTGCTGTCGAACAGAGTGGAGAGGACGGAGATCAAGGCAGGAGACCACATCTACTCATGGAGAGCGGCCTACACTTACTCCCACCATG TGCAAGTATGTGCAGGCATTTATGTTGGAGGAAGCAAAGTCGTTCATTTTACACGCAAAAAAGACACATCAGATGGTATCAATTCATCCAGCTCTTCTAGTTTGAGCTCAGGTGTTCCATCAGTTTGCCCAACTTTCCCCGACTGTGGATTTCATCAGTCCAATAGTGGGGTCATCCTCTCTTGCTTGGATTGCTTCCTTGGCAATGGTTCCCTCTACTGCTTCGAATATGGAGTGCCACCCTCAGTCTTCCTTGCAAAAGTCCGAGGTGGCACATGCACAACTGCAGAATCTGATCCTCCAGAGACGGTGATCAACAGAGCAATGTACCTACTCCAGAATGGGTTTGGAAACTATGATGTGTTCGAGAACAATTGCGAGGACTTTGCTCTTTACTGCAAGACAGGCCTTCTCTCTCTCGAAGAACTAGGTATTGGTAGGAGCGGGCAGGCATCATCATTCTTCGGTGTCCCTTTGGCAGCATTGTTTTCTACACCTTTCAAGCTGTTGGCAGCAGGGCCGGTGGGGATGGCCACCGTGACTGCTGGGATGTACTGTGCAGGCAGATACATCACTGATATAGGGGTCAGAAAGGATGTTGTAAAGGTTGCAGTAGAGGATTTGACTGCAAACCTCGGTTGGCGCCGCTGCCCCAAGGAAAGAGCTCCAGGAAAGGATTGTGATGCTTTGGCGAGTGTAGCATCTATCGAAGAAGAAAAACGACAACACTTATGA
- the LOC135648841 gene encoding protein LEAD-SENSITIVE 1-like isoform X2: MGLLSNRVERTEIKAGDHIYSWRAAYTYSHHGIYVGGSKVVHFTRKKDTSDGINSSSSSSLSSGVPSVCPTFPDCGFHQSNSGVILSCLDCFLGNGSLYCFEYGVPPSVFLAKVRGGTCTTAESDPPETVINRAMYLLQNGFGNYDVFENNCEDFALYCKTGLLSLEELGIGRSGQASSFFGVPLAALFSTPFKLLAAGPVGMATVTAGMYCAGRYITDIGVRKDVVKVAVEDLTANLGWRRCPKERAPGKDCDALASVASIEEEKRQHL, translated from the exons atgGGTCTGCTGTCGAACAGAGTGGAGAGGACGGAGATCAAGGCAGGAGACCACATCTACTCATGGAGAGCGGCCTACACTTACTCCCACCATG GCATTTATGTTGGAGGAAGCAAAGTCGTTCATTTTACACGCAAAAAAGACACATCAGATGGTATCAATTCATCCAGCTCTTCTAGTTTGAGCTCAGGTGTTCCATCAGTTTGCCCAACTTTCCCCGACTGTGGATTTCATCAGTCCAATAGTGGGGTCATCCTCTCTTGCTTGGATTGCTTCCTTGGCAATGGTTCCCTCTACTGCTTCGAATATGGAGTGCCACCCTCAGTCTTCCTTGCAAAAGTCCGAGGTGGCACATGCACAACTGCAGAATCTGATCCTCCAGAGACGGTGATCAACAGAGCAATGTACCTACTCCAGAATGGGTTTGGAAACTATGATGTGTTCGAGAACAATTGCGAGGACTTTGCTCTTTACTGCAAGACAGGCCTTCTCTCTCTCGAAGAACTAGGTATTGGTAGGAGCGGGCAGGCATCATCATTCTTCGGTGTCCCTTTGGCAGCATTGTTTTCTACACCTTTCAAGCTGTTGGCAGCAGGGCCGGTGGGGATGGCCACCGTGACTGCTGGGATGTACTGTGCAGGCAGATACATCACTGATATAGGGGTCAGAAAGGATGTTGTAAAGGTTGCAGTAGAGGATTTGACTGCAAACCTCGGTTGGCGCCGCTGCCCCAAGGAAAGAGCTCCAGGAAAGGATTGTGATGCTTTGGCGAGTGTAGCATCTATCGAAGAAGAAAAACGACAACACTTATGA
- the LOC103996614 gene encoding uncharacterized protein LOC103996614 — translation MEAFYWLLFGGLAAVVAALEMSKTNRDRAATSSAFNSFKNNYLLVYSLMMAGDWLQGPYVYYLYSQYGYGKGDIGRLFIAGFGSSMLFGTIVGSLADKQGRKRASVTYCITYILSCITKHSPQYKVLMLGRILGGIATSLLFSAFESWLVAEHNKRGFEPQWLSITFSKAIFLGNGLVAIIAGLFANLLTDNLGFGPVAPFDAAACFLAIGMAVILSTWTENYGDPSESKNLVTQFKVAASAISSDTKIALLGAIQSLFEGSMYTFVFLWTPALSPNDEDIPHGFIFATFMLSSMLGSSIASRLLSRAAPKVESYMQLVFAIAAVTLLLPVITSFLVAPSTVKGGSISFGGCIQLFGFCTFEACVGIFWPSIMKMRSQYIPEEARSTIMNFFRIPLNIFVCVVLYNVNAFPMTVMFAMCSVFLFLASILQRRLMIVAESHRSKSEDWTSLKERDAEAEPLNI, via the exons ATGGAGGCCTTCTACTGGCTGCTCTTCGGCGGGCTCGCGGCGGTGGTGGCGGCCCTGGAGATGAGCAAGACCAACAGGGACCGCGCCGCCACCTCCTCCGCCTTCAACTCGTTCAAGAACAACTACCTCCTTGTCTATTCCCTCATGATGG CCGGAGATTGGTTGCAGGGTCCGTACGTGTACTACCTCTACAGCCAGTATGGATATGGGAAGGGAGACATCGGTCGGCTCTTCATCGCCGGCTTCGGATCTTCCATGCTGTTCGggaccatcgtcggatctctggcGGACAAGCA GGGTCGGAAGAGAGCTTCTGTGACGTATTGTATCACTTATATCCTCAGTTGCATCACCAAACATTCTCCACAGTATAAGGTCTTGATGTTGGGACGCATATTAGGAGGGATTGCGACGTCACTCTTGTTTTCGGCATTTGAGTCATGGCTTGTTGCAGAACACAATAAG AGGGGTTTTGAACCACAGTGGCTATCCATAACATTTTCCAAAGCTATATTTCTTGGAAATGGCCTTGTTGCCATTATCGCTGGGTTGTTTGCTAACCTGCTGACAGATAATTTGGGTTTTGGACCTGTTGCACCCTTTGATGCTGCCGCATGTTTTCTTGCTATTGGCATGGCGGTTATATTATCAACATGGACTGAGAACTATGGAGATCCTTCTGAAAGCAAGAATTTAGTTACCCAGTTCAAGGTTGCCGCATCAGCTATTTCTTCTG ACACAAAAATTGCGTTACTTGGTGCAATACAGTCGTTGTTTGAAGGTTCCATGTATACATTTGTTTTCCTCTGGACTCCTGCTTTAAGCCCAAATGATGAAGACATTCCACACGGATTCATTTTTGCGACATTTATGCTGTCCTCAATGTTGGGTAGCTCCATTGCATCTCGACTATTGTCCCGCGCAGCACCCAAAGTTGAATCTTACATGCAGCTTGTATTTGCTATCGCTGCGGTCACTCTCCTTCTACCTGTTATTACCAGT TTCTTAGTAGCACCCTCAACAGTCAAAGGTGGAAGCATTTCTTTCGGGGGTTGTATTCAGCTCTTTGGCTTCTGCACATTTGAAGCTTGTGTTGGAATATTTTGGCCTTCCATTATGAAGATGAGGTCCCAGTACATTCCTGAAGAGGCTAGAAGCACGATCATGAACTTTTTCCGCATTCCCCTTAACATATTTGTGTGTGTTGTTCTATACAAT GTGAATGCATTCCCTATGACTGTCATGTTTGCCATGTgctctgttttccttttcctcGCCTCAATTCTTCAAAGGAGGTTGATGATAGTTGCTGAGAGCCACAGATCAA AGTCTGAAGATTGGACTTCTCTGAAGGAGAGAGATGCTGAGGCGGAGCCACTGAACATTTGA
- the LOC103996616 gene encoding aluminum-activated malate transporter 10 isoform X2, translated as MSTRVEMASEKEASRGLEWQVTVPGGSSVKLESDSVPTAAGWRMHRLASALTSKVFDFASTVRKIAADDPRKVIHCMKVGLALALVSVFYYTRPLYDGVGGAAMWAVMTVVVVFEFTVGGSLYKGLNRATATLSAGSVAFGIHWLAIKSGRTADHIILGASVFLLSSAATFSKFIPTIKARFDYGVTIFILTFNLVAVSSYRVEKLLALAQWRFCTITIGFCICLTVCVVICPVWAGEELHRLVMRNMEKLADSLEESVAEYLEEEGGVDCNQKLGQKSQGYKCVLNSKSSEDSLANLARWEPSHGCFSFQHPWRRYLEVGAAMRQCAYCIESLDSCINSENQPPDSVKKHLAKVYAKVTTESSKVLKELASSFRSMRKPSSIDYLVEDMKNTADELQNALGSLPQEATSLIVETLPLITAASLLIEVSVRVEGVVHAVKEITALPCFKPTNGEELKAQNKAPSTVA; from the exons ATGAGCACAAGAGTTGAAATGGCGAGCGAGAAAGAAGCTTCGAGGGGGTTGGAATGGCAGGTGACAGTTCCTGGTGGCTCATCGGTGAAGCTGGAGAGCGACTCTGTGCCAACCGCAGCCGGATGGAGGATGCATCGTCTCGCGTCAGCATTGACATCGAAGGTGTTCGATTTCGCGAGCACGGTACGGAAGATCGCCGCCGACGATCCGCGGAAGGTCATCCACTGCATGAAGGTAGGGCTTGCGCTGGCTCTCGTCTCCGTCTTCTACTACACCCGGCCCTTGTACGATGGAGTTGGTGGCGCTGCTATGTGGGCCGTGATGACAGTGGTGGTCGTATTCGAATTCACAGTAG GAGGTAGCCTGTACAAAGGACTGAACAGAGCCACTGCAACCCTGAGCGCTGGATCTGTAGCATTTGGCATTCACTGGCTCGCGATCAAGTCAGGGAGAACCGCAGATCACATAATTCTTGGGGCCTCAGTCTTCCTGCTGT CTTCTGCTGCGACGTTCTCCAAGTTCATCCCCACCATCAAAGCCCGGTTCGACTACGGCGTCACCATATTTATCCTCACCTTCAATCTGGTCGCGGTGTCGAGCTATCGCGTAGAGAAGTTGCTAGCGTTGGCTCAGTGGCGATTCTGCACCATAACCATCGGATTCTGCATCTGCCTCACGGTGTGCGTCGTGATCTGCCCCGTTTGGGCCGGCGAGGAGCTCCATCGCCTCGTCATGCGCAACATGGAGAAGCTTGCGGACTCCTTGGAGG AATCGGTAGCCGAGTACTTGGAGGAGGAAGGCGGTGTCGACTGCAACCAGAAGCTCGGTCAAAAATCACAAGGCTATAAGTGTGTTCTCAACTCCAAATCGTCTGAGGACTCGCTG GCTAATTTAGCCAGATGGGAGCCCTCTCATGGTTGCTTTAGCTTTCAACATCCATGGCGACGGTACCTCGAGGTCGGCGCTGCAATGCGGCAATGCGCATACTGCATCGAATCACTCGATAGTTGCATCAATTCGGAGAATCAG CCACCTGATTCTGTGAAGAAGCATCTGGCCAAAGTCTACGCAAAAGTGACAACAGAGTCGTCCAAGGTTCTGAAAGAGCTGGCGAGTTCATTCAGGTCCATGAGGAAGCCATCAAGCATAGATTATTTAGTCGAGGATATGAAGAACACAGCAGACGAGCTCCAGAACGCCCTTGGTTCTCTCCCGCAAGAAGCAACCTCGCTCATCGTGGAAACACTGCCTCTCATCACGGCGGCTTCTCTTCTCATCGAGGTGTCGGTAAGAGTGGAAGGCGTGGTCCACGCCGTCAAGGAGATCACTGCACTGCCTTGTTTCAAGCCCACTAATGGCGAGGAACTCAAGGCCCAAAACAAGGCTCCGTCCACCGTAGCATAG
- the LOC103996616 gene encoding aluminum-activated malate transporter 10 isoform X1: MSTRVEMASEKEASRGLEWQVTVPGGSSVKLESDSVPTAAGWRMHRLASALTSKVFDFASTVRKIAADDPRKVIHCMKVGLALALVSVFYYTRPLYDGVGGAAMWAVMTVVVVFEFTVGGSLYKGLNRATATLSAGSVAFGIHWLAIKSGRTADHIILGASVFLLSSAATFSKFIPTIKARFDYGVTIFILTFNLVAVSSYRVEKLLALAQWRFCTITIGFCICLTVCVVICPVWAGEELHRLVMRNMEKLADSLEESVAEYLEEEGGVDCNQKLGQKSQGYKCVLNSKSSEDSLANLARWEPSHGCFSFQHPWRRYLEVGAAMRQCAYCIESLDSCINSENQQPPDSVKKHLAKVYAKVTTESSKVLKELASSFRSMRKPSSIDYLVEDMKNTADELQNALGSLPQEATSLIVETLPLITAASLLIEVSVRVEGVVHAVKEITALPCFKPTNGEELKAQNKAPSTVA, from the exons ATGAGCACAAGAGTTGAAATGGCGAGCGAGAAAGAAGCTTCGAGGGGGTTGGAATGGCAGGTGACAGTTCCTGGTGGCTCATCGGTGAAGCTGGAGAGCGACTCTGTGCCAACCGCAGCCGGATGGAGGATGCATCGTCTCGCGTCAGCATTGACATCGAAGGTGTTCGATTTCGCGAGCACGGTACGGAAGATCGCCGCCGACGATCCGCGGAAGGTCATCCACTGCATGAAGGTAGGGCTTGCGCTGGCTCTCGTCTCCGTCTTCTACTACACCCGGCCCTTGTACGATGGAGTTGGTGGCGCTGCTATGTGGGCCGTGATGACAGTGGTGGTCGTATTCGAATTCACAGTAG GAGGTAGCCTGTACAAAGGACTGAACAGAGCCACTGCAACCCTGAGCGCTGGATCTGTAGCATTTGGCATTCACTGGCTCGCGATCAAGTCAGGGAGAACCGCAGATCACATAATTCTTGGGGCCTCAGTCTTCCTGCTGT CTTCTGCTGCGACGTTCTCCAAGTTCATCCCCACCATCAAAGCCCGGTTCGACTACGGCGTCACCATATTTATCCTCACCTTCAATCTGGTCGCGGTGTCGAGCTATCGCGTAGAGAAGTTGCTAGCGTTGGCTCAGTGGCGATTCTGCACCATAACCATCGGATTCTGCATCTGCCTCACGGTGTGCGTCGTGATCTGCCCCGTTTGGGCCGGCGAGGAGCTCCATCGCCTCGTCATGCGCAACATGGAGAAGCTTGCGGACTCCTTGGAGG AATCGGTAGCCGAGTACTTGGAGGAGGAAGGCGGTGTCGACTGCAACCAGAAGCTCGGTCAAAAATCACAAGGCTATAAGTGTGTTCTCAACTCCAAATCGTCTGAGGACTCGCTG GCTAATTTAGCCAGATGGGAGCCCTCTCATGGTTGCTTTAGCTTTCAACATCCATGGCGACGGTACCTCGAGGTCGGCGCTGCAATGCGGCAATGCGCATACTGCATCGAATCACTCGATAGTTGCATCAATTCGGAGAATCAG CAGCCACCTGATTCTGTGAAGAAGCATCTGGCCAAAGTCTACGCAAAAGTGACAACAGAGTCGTCCAAGGTTCTGAAAGAGCTGGCGAGTTCATTCAGGTCCATGAGGAAGCCATCAAGCATAGATTATTTAGTCGAGGATATGAAGAACACAGCAGACGAGCTCCAGAACGCCCTTGGTTCTCTCCCGCAAGAAGCAACCTCGCTCATCGTGGAAACACTGCCTCTCATCACGGCGGCTTCTCTTCTCATCGAGGTGTCGGTAAGAGTGGAAGGCGTGGTCCACGCCGTCAAGGAGATCACTGCACTGCCTTGTTTCAAGCCCACTAATGGCGAGGAACTCAAGGCCCAAAACAAGGCTCCGTCCACCGTAGCATAG